A region from the Ciconia boyciana chromosome 1, ASM3463844v1, whole genome shotgun sequence genome encodes:
- the RHOG gene encoding rho-related GTP-binding protein RhoG: MQSIKCVVVGDGAVGKTCLLICYTTNAFPKEYIPTVFDNYSAQNTVDGRTINLNLWDTAGQEEYDRLRTLSYPQTNVFIICFSIASPPSYENVKHKWYPEVCHHCPSVPVLLVGTKKDLRNNPETMKRLKEQNQAPITTQQGISLSKQIHAVKYLECSALNQEGIKDVFTEAVRAVLNPVPAKPKKSCVLL, encoded by the coding sequence ATGCAGAGCATCAAGTGTGTGGTGGTGGGCGACGGGGCGGTGGGGAAGACCTGCCTGCTCATCTGCTACACCACCAACGCCTTCCCCAAGGAGTACATCCCCACCGTCTTTGACAACTACAGCGCCCAGAACACGGTGGATGGCAGGACTATTAACTTAAACCTGTGGGACACGGCCGGCCAGGAGGAGTACGACCGCCTCCGGACGCTTTCCTACCCCCAGACCAACGTCTTCATCATCTGCTTCTCCATCGCCAGCCCGCCCTCCTACGAGAACGTCAAGCACAAGTGGTACCCGGAGGTGTGCCACCACTGCCCCAGCGTGCCCGTCCTCCTCGTCGGCACCAAGAAGGATCTGAGAAACAACCCCGAGACCATGAAGCGGCTCAAGGAGCAGAACCAGGCGCCCATCACCACCCAGCAAGGCATCAGCCTCTCCAAGCAGATCCACGCCGTCAAGTACCTGGAGTGCTCGGCGCTCAACCAGGAGGGCATCAAGGATGTCTTCACTGAGGCGGTGAGGGCCGTGCTCAACCCTGTCCCAGCCAAGCCCAAGAAGTCCTGCGTCCTCTTGTGA